The Primulina eburnea isolate SZY01 chromosome 8, ASM2296580v1, whole genome shotgun sequence genome contains a region encoding:
- the LOC140838604 gene encoding (S)-ureidoglycine aminohydrolase isoform X1, with protein MKNLAGVKFVEKMESFSVHSLLLALFLLCDLRISFSQQGFCSAPSILESQPLYWKVTNPTLSPAYLQELPGFTRSVYAKDHALITPESHVFSPLPDWINTLGAYLIAPPMGSHFVMYLAKMQDNSKSGLPPSDVERFLFVLQGVVTLCEMSGIDYKLEVDSYAYLPPNLEHSLKSDNSATLVVFERRYAYLENHMSELIVGSTGKQPILETPGEVFELRKLLPTSLAYDFNVHIMDFQPGEFLNVKEVHYNQHGLLILEGQGIYRLGNNWFPVEAGDAIWMAPFVPQWYGALGKTRSRYLLYKDVNRNPLL; from the exons ATGAAAAACTTAGCAGGAGTGAAGTTCGTGGAAAAGATGGAATCCTTTTCAGTCCACTCTCTCTTACTTGCATTATTCCTTCTTT GTGATTTGCGAATCTCATTTTCGCAACAAGGGTTTTGTTCTGCTCCGTCAATCTTGGAATCTCAGCCACTCTACTGGAAAGTCACCAACCCCACACTTTCACCAGCTTATCTTCAAG AGTTACCAGGATTCACCCGCAGTGTGTACGCAAAGGACCATGCTCTGATCACTCCTGAAAGTCATGTGTTTAGCCCTTTGCCCGATTG GATTAACACTTTGGGTGCTTATCTTATTGCTCCCCCCATGGGTTCACATTTTGTAATGTATTTGGCAAAGATGCAAG ATAATTCGAAATCAGGGCTACCTCCAAGTGATGTTGAGAG GTTCTTGTTTGTCCTTCAAGGTGTGGTTACTCTATGTGAAATGTCTGGCATAGATTACAAGCTAGAG GTGGATTCGTACGCCTATCTTCCTCCAAACttagaacattccttgaaatctGATAATTCTGCCACTCTTGTTGTATTCGAAAGAAG GTATGCCTATTTGGAAAACCATATGTCCGAGCTGATTGTTGGTTCAACCGGTAAGCAGCCCATTCTTGAAACCCCAGGCGAG GTTTTTGAGCTGAGGAAACTTCTTCCGACCTCTTTGGCTTATGATTTCAACGTTCAT ATCATGGATTTTCAACCAGGTGAATTCCTCAATGTAAAG GAAGTTCACTATAATCAGCATGGTTTGCTGATTTTGGAGGGGCAAGGCATATACCGCTTAGGGAACAACTG GTTTCCAGTTGAAGCGGGTGATGCAATTTGGATGGCTCCATTTGTGCCTCAGTG GTATGGTGCTCTTGGCAAGACCAGGTCCCGCTATTTGCTGTACAAAGACGTCAATAGGAATCCATTACTGTAA
- the LOC140838604 gene encoding (S)-ureidoglycine aminohydrolase isoform X2: MKNLAGVKFVEKMESFSVHSLLLALFLLCDLRISFSQQGFCSAPSILESQPLYWKVTNPTLSPAYLQELPGFTRSVYAKDHALITPESHVFSPLPDWINTLGAYLIAPPMGSHFVMYLAKMQDNSKSGLPPSDVERFLFVLQGVVTLCEMSGIDYKLEVDSYAYLPPNLEHSLKSDNSATLVVFERRYAYLENHMSELIVGSTGKQPILETPGEVFELRKLLPTSLAYDFNVHIMDFQPGEFLNVKEVHYNQHGLLILEGQGIYRLGNNWFPVEAGDAIWMAPFVPQWYGALGKTRSRYLLYKDVNRNPLL; this comes from the exons ATGAAAAACTTAGCAGGAGTGAAGTTCGTGGAAAAGATGGAATCCTTTTCAGTCCACTCTCTCTTACTTGCATTATTCCTTCTTT GTGATTTGCGAATCTCATTTTCGCAACAAGGGTTTTGTTCTGCTCCGTCAATCTTGGAATCTCAGCCACTCTACTGGAAAGTCACCAACCCCACACTTTCACCAGCTTATCTTCAAG AGTTACCAGGATTCACCCGCAGTGTGTACGCAAAGGACCATGCTCTGATCACTCCTGAAAGTCATGTGTTTAGCCCTTTGCCCGATTG GATTAACACTTTGGGTGCTTATCTTATTGCTCCCCCCATGGGTTCACATTTTGTAATGTATTTGGCAAAGATGCAAG ATAATTCGAAATCAGGGCTACCTCCAAGTGATGTTGAGAG GTTCTTGTTTGTCCTTCAAGGTGTGGTTACTCTATGTGAAATGTCTGGCATAGATTACAAGCTAGAG GTGGATTCGTACGCCTATCTTCCTCCAAACttagaacattccttgaaatctGATAATTCTGCCACTCTTGTTGTATTCGAAAGAAG GTATGCCTATTTGGAAAACCATATGTCCGAGCTGATTGTTGGTTCAACCGGTAAGCAGCCCATTCTTGAAACCCCAGGCGAG GTTTTTGAGCTGAGGAAACTTCTTCCGACCTCTTTGGCTTATGATTTCAACGTTCAT ATCATGGATTTTCAACCAGGTGAATTCCTCAATGTAAAG GAAGTTCACTATAATCAGCATGGTTTGCTGATTTTGGAGGGGCAAGGCATATACCGCTTAGGGAACAACTG GTTTCCAGTTGAAGCGGGTGATGCAATTTGGATGGCTCCATTTGTGCCTCAGTG GTATGGTGCTCTTGGCAAGACCAGGTCCCGCTATTTGCTGTACAAAGACGTCAATA GGAACCCATTATTGTAA